One stretch of Streptomyces sp. A2-16 DNA includes these proteins:
- a CDS encoding AraC family transcriptional regulator, with product MGGLWRVTRPWHPGLRPYLRSYVGYWEAVTTPYEARLVPTGHATLLISLAEPFSQVRRLGLRDGDTGSIGSLVVGLEDRPAICTHPGGQEAVRVEFAPLGAYRLFGLPMSELTNLAVGTRDVLGPGADVLVERMAAAPDWATRFDLLDKALLARLEDGPRPTPEVAHAWQLLSGSAGVIPIARIAAEVGWSQGYLIRRFTQQIGLTPKASARVLRFRHAVALLGRGTASLTEISTACGFYDQAHLNREFRAIAGTTPGQMVAARRVEGAMALSRSANSSKTATATGG from the coding sequence ATGGGTGGGCTGTGGCGGGTGACACGGCCCTGGCATCCGGGACTGCGACCGTACTTACGCAGTTACGTCGGCTACTGGGAAGCGGTGACCACACCGTACGAGGCGCGACTGGTGCCGACCGGGCACGCGACCCTGTTGATCAGTCTCGCGGAACCGTTCTCGCAAGTGCGGCGGCTGGGCCTGCGGGACGGGGACACCGGGAGCATCGGCTCGCTGGTGGTGGGGCTGGAGGACCGGCCCGCGATCTGTACGCACCCCGGCGGCCAGGAGGCGGTCCGGGTGGAGTTCGCACCCTTGGGCGCGTACCGGCTGTTCGGCCTGCCGATGAGCGAGTTGACCAACCTGGCCGTGGGAACACGGGACGTTCTGGGGCCCGGGGCCGACGTGCTGGTGGAGCGGATGGCGGCCGCACCGGACTGGGCCACCAGATTCGACCTGCTCGACAAGGCCCTGCTCGCCCGGCTCGAGGACGGCCCGCGGCCCACGCCCGAGGTGGCACACGCCTGGCAACTGCTCTCCGGCAGCGCGGGGGTCATCCCGATCGCCCGTATCGCCGCCGAAGTCGGCTGGAGCCAGGGGTACTTGATCCGCCGGTTCACCCAGCAGATCGGACTCACACCCAAGGCGTCCGCCCGGGTACTGCGCTTCCGTCACGCGGTGGCGTTGCTCGGTCGCGGCACCGCGAGCCTGACCGAGATCTCCACGGCCTGCGGCTTCTACGACCAGGCCCACCTCAACCGCGAGTTCCGCGCCATCGCCGGAACCACGCCCGGACAGATGGTGGCCGCGCGCCGGGTGGAGGGGGCGATGGCGCTCTCGCGGAGTGCAAATTCGTCCAAGACCGCGACGGCGACCGGCGGATAA
- a CDS encoding SpoIIE family protein phosphatase, with protein MANFDQGNGHSGWSAEVATVTLSLDGVITGWSEGARRLLGHRAPEVVGRAATDLLLGDGAPEATGLSLTGSQEWRGTAALRHRDGHRVEATLHAQPSLGGDGTARSFVVALSPGPDPTMVQWAFDQSSLALSTHATASGAWRRNAVARGGGEHAPGPGGERRAPAFAEEGFLRCVRRVADEGSPLRYECPAPEPTCAPGDTAAPLTSAHHRAWVIELWPVRDPGTGEVVGVGTAAFDNSDQHTARQRLALLQEAGARVGTTLNVTRTAQELADLAVPRLADFVSVDLLDSVLRGDEPVPGPVDAAVVLRRVAHQSAGEGEDVPEAAIDLGGVDTYPPFSPPARCLADGKPVLSGADDPDFAAWIAGHETRTARVVEFGIHSVMATPLRARGITLGVAVFSRVTGSPPFQPDDLILAEELAGRAAVGVDNARRYTRERTNALTLQRSLLPRDLPRQAAVEVAYRYLPAGTGAGVGGDWFDVVPLSGTRVGLVVGDVVGHGIHASATMGRLRTAVRTLADVDLPPDELLTHLDDLVMHLATDKEDTDPDEPYVVSGEIGATCLYAVYDPVSRVCSFASAGHVPPVVLLPDGTARVVELTPGPLLGVGGLPFECTELELPEGSLLAFCTDGLVEARDRDVGAGLERLCGALAGSVSSLEATCDAVLKALLPTSPSDDVALLLARTRALHADQVAAWSLPSDPAVVADARAQATRQLTAWGLEEAAFVTELVVSELVTNAIRYGAVPIGLRLIRDRTLICEVSDASNTAPHLRRARTYDEGGRGLHMVAQLTQGWGTRQGPQGKTIWAEQSLPAG; from the coding sequence ATGGCCAACTTTGATCAAGGGAATGGTCACAGCGGGTGGTCAGCCGAGGTCGCGACGGTCACCCTCAGCCTGGACGGCGTGATCACCGGGTGGAGCGAGGGCGCTCGACGACTGCTGGGTCACCGCGCCCCGGAGGTCGTGGGACGCGCCGCGACCGATCTGCTCCTCGGTGACGGAGCTCCCGAGGCGACCGGACTCTCCCTCACCGGCTCCCAGGAATGGAGGGGCACGGCGGCACTGCGGCACCGGGACGGCCACCGCGTCGAAGCGACCCTGCACGCCCAGCCGTCGCTGGGCGGCGACGGCACGGCCCGGTCCTTCGTCGTGGCCCTCTCCCCGGGACCCGACCCGACCATGGTGCAGTGGGCCTTCGACCAGTCCTCCCTCGCGCTCTCGACCCACGCCACGGCGTCCGGTGCGTGGCGGCGGAACGCGGTCGCGCGGGGCGGAGGGGAGCACGCCCCCGGGCCCGGCGGCGAGCGGCGGGCCCCGGCTTTCGCCGAGGAAGGGTTCCTCCGGTGTGTGCGCCGGGTCGCCGACGAGGGGTCCCCGCTGCGCTACGAGTGTCCGGCCCCGGAGCCGACGTGCGCCCCCGGCGACACGGCCGCCCCCCTCACCTCCGCCCACCACCGTGCCTGGGTCATCGAGCTGTGGCCCGTCCGCGATCCCGGCACCGGTGAGGTCGTCGGGGTGGGCACCGCCGCGTTCGACAACAGCGATCAGCACACGGCCCGGCAGCGGCTCGCCCTGCTGCAGGAGGCCGGCGCCCGCGTCGGGACCACCCTGAACGTCACCCGCACCGCCCAGGAGCTCGCCGACCTCGCCGTGCCACGCCTCGCCGACTTCGTCAGCGTGGACCTCCTCGACTCCGTGCTGCGCGGGGACGAACCCGTGCCGGGTCCGGTCGACGCGGCCGTGGTGCTGCGCAGGGTCGCCCACCAGTCCGCCGGCGAGGGGGAGGACGTGCCCGAGGCCGCCATCGACCTCGGCGGCGTGGACACCTACCCGCCGTTCTCCCCGCCCGCCCGCTGCCTGGCCGACGGCAAGCCGGTGCTCAGCGGCGCGGACGACCCCGACTTCGCCGCCTGGATCGCCGGGCACGAGACCCGCACTGCGCGCGTGGTGGAGTTCGGGATCCACTCCGTCATGGCCACCCCCCTGCGGGCCCGGGGCATCACCCTCGGCGTCGCGGTCTTCAGCCGTGTCACCGGCTCCCCTCCCTTCCAACCGGACGACCTGATCCTCGCCGAGGAACTCGCGGGCCGGGCCGCCGTCGGCGTCGACAACGCCCGGCGCTACACCCGTGAGCGCACCAACGCCCTCACCCTCCAGCGCAGCCTCCTGCCCCGGGACCTGCCCAGACAGGCGGCCGTCGAGGTGGCGTACCGCTATCTGCCCGCCGGGACCGGCGCCGGTGTGGGCGGCGACTGGTTCGACGTCGTGCCCCTGTCCGGCACCCGCGTGGGCCTGGTCGTCGGCGACGTGGTCGGCCACGGCATCCACGCCTCCGCCACCATGGGCCGGCTCCGCACGGCAGTGCGCACCCTCGCCGACGTGGACCTGCCTCCGGACGAACTCCTCACCCACCTCGACGACCTGGTCATGCACCTGGCCACGGACAAGGAGGACACCGACCCGGACGAGCCGTACGTGGTCAGCGGCGAGATCGGCGCGACCTGCCTCTACGCCGTCTACGACCCGGTGTCCCGCGTGTGCAGCTTCGCCAGCGCCGGCCACGTCCCGCCCGTCGTGCTGCTCCCCGACGGCACGGCCCGCGTGGTCGAACTGACTCCGGGCCCCCTGCTCGGCGTGGGCGGGCTGCCCTTCGAGTGCACCGAGCTGGAACTGCCAGAGGGCAGCCTGCTGGCCTTCTGCACCGACGGCCTGGTCGAGGCGCGCGACCGAGACGTCGGCGCGGGCCTCGAACGGCTCTGCGGGGCCCTGGCCGGGTCCGTCAGCTCGCTGGAAGCCACCTGTGACGCCGTTCTGAAGGCCCTGCTGCCCACGAGCCCCTCCGACGACGTGGCCCTGCTCCTGGCCCGCACCCGCGCCCTGCACGCCGACCAGGTCGCCGCCTGGTCCCTGCCCTCCGACCCGGCGGTCGTGGCCGACGCCCGGGCCCAGGCCACCCGCCAGCTCACCGCGTGGGGACTGGAGGAGGCGGCCTTCGTCACCGAGCTGGTGGTGAGCGAGTTGGTCACCAACGCCATCCGCTACGGCGCCGTACCGATCGGCCTGCGGCTCATCCGCGACCGGACCCTCATCTGCGAGGTCTCCGACGCCAGCAACACCGCCCCGCATCTGCGCCGGGCCCGCACCTACGACGAAGGCGGGCGCGGGCTGCACATGGTCGCCCAGCTCACCCAGGGCTGGGGCACCCGCCAGGGCCCGCAGGGCAAGACCATCTGGGCCGAGCAATCCCTTCCGGCCGGCTGA
- a CDS encoding MBL fold metallo-hydrolase translates to MTTPTTRTPRLDRGRWAQPGPETVEPGVHRIPLPLPDDGLRAVNVYVLEGLTEGLVLVDGGWSIPESRTALEDALTRLGHDLGEISHVLVTHIHRDHYTQAVELRRLLGSQVYLGAGERCGLELLGELRTDEPVGSLGTLRRAGAHELAERVAAMYHGDFDPTVWEAPDRWLREEELHFGETRLAVVPTPGHTQGHVVYLDRARGLLFSGDHVLPHITPSIGFELGGPELPLGDYLNSLHLMTTLADARLLPAHGPVGASVHERVAELLAHHDDRLSETLTALGDRTRTAYDVAGELGWTRRRVSFTDLGPFDRMLAVNETAAHLDVLVARGGATCTQTDGVNRYTAR, encoded by the coding sequence ATGACCACCCCCACGACCCGCACCCCCCGTCTCGACCGCGGCCGTTGGGCGCAGCCCGGACCCGAGACCGTGGAGCCCGGTGTCCACCGCATCCCGCTGCCGCTGCCGGACGACGGGCTGCGGGCCGTCAACGTCTATGTGCTGGAGGGGCTCACGGAGGGCCTGGTCCTGGTCGACGGGGGATGGTCGATCCCCGAGTCCCGCACGGCCCTCGAGGACGCCCTGACCCGACTCGGTCACGACCTGGGCGAGATCAGCCATGTGCTGGTGACCCACATCCACCGCGACCACTACACCCAGGCCGTCGAACTGCGCAGGCTGCTGGGATCCCAGGTGTACCTCGGCGCGGGCGAGCGGTGCGGCCTGGAACTCCTCGGCGAGCTGCGGACGGACGAGCCGGTCGGCTCGCTGGGGACGCTGCGCCGGGCCGGGGCCCACGAACTGGCCGAGCGGGTCGCCGCGATGTACCACGGAGACTTCGACCCCACCGTCTGGGAAGCGCCCGACCGCTGGCTGCGGGAGGAGGAACTGCACTTCGGAGAGACCCGGTTGGCGGTCGTGCCGACGCCCGGTCACACCCAGGGGCATGTCGTCTACCTCGACCGGGCACGCGGACTGCTGTTCTCCGGGGACCACGTCCTGCCGCACATCACCCCGTCCATAGGGTTCGAACTCGGCGGCCCGGAACTGCCGTTGGGCGACTACCTGAACTCACTGCACCTGATGACCACGCTCGCCGACGCCCGGCTGCTGCCAGCGCACGGCCCGGTCGGTGCCAGTGTGCACGAACGGGTCGCAGAACTGCTGGCCCATCACGACGACCGCCTCTCCGAGACGCTGACCGCCCTCGGCGACCGGACCCGCACCGCGTACGACGTGGCGGGGGAACTGGGCTGGACCCGGCGCAGGGTGTCCTTCACGGACCTCGGCCCCTTCGACCGGATGCTCGCCGTCAACGAGACGGCGGCCCACCTGGACGTGCTGGTGGCCCGCGGAGGGGCCACCTGCACGCAGACCGACGGCGTCAATCGGTACACGGCGCGCTGA
- a CDS encoding enolase C-terminal domain-like protein gives MSQPVVTKFSVHPVAGRDSMLLNLSGAHAPYFTRNVVVLEDSEGRTGLGEVPGGDAITRTLRDAERLVVGARVGDYKRVLRTVHDTFADRDSGGRGAQTFDLRTTVHAVTAVESALLDLLGQHLEVSVAALLGDGQQRAAVRVLGYLFYVGDPDRTDLHYVREPGADVEWYRIRREEALTPEAIVRQAEATYDHYGFRDFKLKGGVLPGSEEVKAVRALKERFPEARITLDPNGAWSLREAIELCRPLVGTLAYAEDPCGAEDGCSGREILAEFRRATGLPTATNMIATDWRQLTHALALQSVSIPLADPHFWTMQGSVRVAQLCHAMGLTWGCHSNNHFDISLAMMTHCGAAAPGEYNALDTHWIWQEGLERLTLEPPRITGGEVAVPQAPGLGIRLDPDRLRAAEELHEEVASAGRDDAAGMQYLVKDWTFDAKRPCLVR, from the coding sequence ATGAGCCAACCCGTCGTCACGAAGTTCTCCGTCCATCCGGTGGCCGGCCGGGACTCCATGCTCCTCAACCTCTCCGGCGCCCACGCCCCGTACTTCACCCGGAATGTCGTCGTCCTGGAGGACTCCGAGGGGCGCACCGGCCTCGGCGAGGTGCCCGGCGGCGACGCCATCACGCGGACCCTGCGCGATGCCGAGCGGCTCGTCGTCGGCGCTCGCGTCGGCGACTACAAGCGCGTCCTGCGCACCGTCCACGACACCTTCGCCGACCGCGACTCGGGCGGCCGCGGCGCCCAGACCTTCGATCTCCGTACGACCGTGCACGCGGTCACCGCCGTCGAGTCGGCGCTTCTCGACCTGCTCGGACAGCACCTCGAGGTCTCGGTCGCCGCGTTGCTCGGCGACGGCCAACAGCGCGCCGCCGTAAGGGTCCTGGGCTACCTCTTCTACGTCGGCGACCCGGACCGCACCGACCTCCACTACGTCCGTGAGCCCGGCGCCGACGTCGAGTGGTACCGCATCCGGCGCGAGGAGGCACTGACCCCCGAGGCGATCGTCCGCCAGGCCGAGGCCACCTACGACCACTACGGCTTCCGCGACTTCAAGCTCAAGGGCGGGGTCCTGCCGGGCAGTGAGGAGGTGAAGGCGGTGCGCGCGCTCAAGGAGCGGTTCCCCGAGGCCCGGATCACCCTCGACCCGAACGGCGCCTGGTCCCTGCGCGAGGCGATCGAGCTGTGCCGCCCGCTCGTCGGCACGCTCGCCTACGCCGAGGATCCGTGCGGTGCGGAGGACGGCTGCTCCGGGCGGGAGATCCTCGCGGAGTTCCGCCGGGCCACCGGGCTGCCCACCGCGACCAACATGATCGCCACGGACTGGCGGCAGCTGACCCACGCCCTCGCCCTGCAGTCGGTGTCCATCCCGCTCGCCGACCCGCACTTCTGGACCATGCAGGGCTCGGTCCGGGTCGCCCAGCTGTGCCACGCCATGGGCCTGACCTGGGGTTGCCACTCCAACAACCACTTCGACATCTCCCTCGCGATGATGACCCACTGCGGTGCCGCCGCCCCGGGCGAGTACAACGCCCTCGACACCCACTGGATCTGGCAGGAGGGTCTCGAACGGCTCACCCTCGAACCCCCGCGGATCACCGGCGGCGAGGTCGCGGTCCCGCAGGCGCCGGGCCTCGGGATCCGGCTGGACCCCGACCGGCTCCGGGCCGCAGAGGAGCTGCACGAGGAGGTGGCCTCGGCGGGCCGTGACGATGCCGCGGGGATGCAGTACTTGGTCAAGGACTGGACCTTCGACGCCAAGCGTCCCTGTCTCGTGCGCTGA
- a CDS encoding gluconate:H+ symporter, whose product MPLVVVGISVLVLLFLMTKLRLNGFAALLLVAVGVALVRGIGLEEIPDVLSEGIGDQIGDTMLTIGLGAMVGRVMGDSGAAQRIAGRLLDVCGPRWVQVAMVLSAMLIGVTMFYEVAFVIIVPVAFTLVRVTRANLLWVGLPMSIALSTMHSFLPPHPGPTAVAATFHASVGLTLFYGLFIAVPVGAFIALLWPRLPFVRRMNPEIPKGLVSERVFEEEEMPGMGWSLAVALLPVVLIAGAAVTDLATSGDGAGLHFVAFIGSAPIALLLTLLVAVWVFGPRMGRSLAEVSASCREAAQAMAMILLVIGAGGAFKNVLVEGGISDYIKDVTDGWSISPVVLAWLIAAILRIALGSATVAVVTASGVALPLLAGGGVHAEAMVLAVSCGSIAFSHVNDPGFWMFKEYFNLSVIDAIKARTTYTTVLAILGLGGVLVLEQVLDALKV is encoded by the coding sequence ATGCCGCTCGTCGTGGTCGGGATCAGCGTTCTCGTCCTGCTCTTTCTGATGACGAAGCTGAGACTGAACGGCTTCGCCGCCCTACTCCTGGTCGCCGTGGGTGTCGCGCTGGTACGGGGCATCGGCCTGGAGGAGATCCCGGACGTCCTCTCCGAGGGCATCGGGGACCAGATCGGCGACACCATGCTCACGATCGGTCTCGGCGCCATGGTGGGCCGGGTGATGGGGGACTCCGGCGCCGCCCAACGCATCGCCGGCAGGCTCCTCGACGTGTGCGGTCCGCGCTGGGTGCAGGTCGCCATGGTGCTGTCCGCCATGCTCATCGGCGTGACCATGTTCTACGAGGTCGCCTTCGTCATCATCGTGCCGGTCGCCTTCACCCTCGTCCGGGTCACCCGGGCCAACCTTCTGTGGGTGGGGCTGCCCATGTCGATCGCCCTGTCCACCATGCACAGCTTCCTGCCGCCCCATCCGGGCCCCACCGCCGTGGCCGCCACCTTCCACGCCTCCGTCGGACTGACCCTGTTCTACGGCCTGTTCATCGCCGTCCCGGTCGGCGCCTTCATCGCGCTGCTGTGGCCGCGACTGCCGTTCGTCCGGCGGATGAACCCCGAGATCCCCAAGGGTCTGGTCAGCGAACGGGTCTTCGAGGAGGAGGAGATGCCCGGCATGGGCTGGTCGCTGGCGGTGGCCCTGCTGCCCGTCGTGCTGATCGCCGGTGCCGCGGTGACCGACCTGGCCACCTCGGGAGACGGTGCCGGACTGCACTTCGTCGCGTTCATCGGTTCCGCGCCCATCGCCCTGCTGCTCACCCTGCTCGTCGCCGTCTGGGTGTTCGGACCGCGCATGGGGCGCAGCCTCGCGGAGGTCAGCGCCTCGTGCCGGGAGGCGGCCCAGGCCATGGCGATGATCCTGCTGGTCATCGGAGCCGGCGGCGCCTTCAAGAACGTCCTCGTGGAGGGCGGGATATCCGACTACATCAAGGACGTGACCGACGGCTGGTCGATCTCCCCGGTCGTCCTCGCCTGGCTGATCGCGGCCATTCTCCGTATCGCCCTCGGCTCCGCGACCGTCGCCGTCGTCACCGCCTCCGGCGTGGCACTGCCGCTCCTCGCGGGCGGCGGGGTCCACGCCGAGGCCATGGTGCTGGCGGTCTCCTGCGGGTCGATCGCCTTCTCGCACGTCAACGACCCCGGATTCTGGATGTTCAAGGAGTACTTCAACCTGTCCGTCATCGACGCGATCAAGGCACGCACCACCTATACGACGGTCCTCGCGATCCTGGGCCTCGGGGGTGTACTGGTCCTGGAACAGGTGCTGGACGCCCTCAAGGTCTGA
- a CDS encoding SDR family NAD(P)-dependent oxidoreductase, producing the protein MTGSLDGKSVLVTGAGRGIGRAIAVEMARRGAAAVAVADRDEETAADTADHVRDAGARAEAIVCDLRVRDSIADMVTGAVERFGGLDVLVNNAGAVETSFTADPDRGVDTLAEEVWDAVYEVNLKAVWLTTKFAAPHLRRSRRGPAIVNTASVSGLTGFPNAPAYGVTKAGVIHLTKVTAVDLAPVRCNCFCPGVIDTPLAQGFFAASGDRDAMEHELIAPQLVERLGRPEEVAGLACFLASDEAAFITGSSYVIDGGALAWLGVRD; encoded by the coding sequence ATGACGGGTTCCCTGGACGGCAAGTCCGTCCTCGTCACCGGCGCGGGACGGGGCATCGGGCGGGCGATCGCCGTGGAGATGGCCCGCCGGGGCGCGGCAGCGGTCGCCGTCGCGGACCGCGACGAGGAGACCGCAGCCGACACCGCGGACCACGTGCGCGACGCCGGAGCCCGGGCCGAGGCGATCGTCTGCGACCTGCGCGTACGCGACAGCATCGCCGACATGGTCACCGGCGCGGTGGAGCGCTTCGGCGGGCTCGACGTGCTGGTCAACAACGCCGGAGCGGTCGAGACCTCGTTCACGGCGGACCCGGACCGCGGTGTCGACACACTCGCCGAGGAGGTCTGGGACGCGGTCTACGAGGTCAACCTCAAGGCCGTGTGGCTGACGACCAAGTTCGCCGCACCCCATCTGCGCCGCTCCCGCCGCGGGCCCGCCATCGTCAACACCGCCTCGGTCTCCGGTCTCACCGGCTTCCCCAACGCACCCGCCTACGGCGTCACCAAGGCCGGTGTCATCCATCTGACCAAGGTCACCGCCGTGGATCTGGCCCCGGTGCGCTGCAACTGCTTCTGTCCCGGTGTCATCGACACGCCGCTCGCCCAGGGGTTCTTCGCCGCCTCCGGGGACCGGGACGCCATGGAGCACGAACTGATCGCGCCCCAGTTGGTGGAGCGGCTCGGGCGTCCGGAGGAAGTCGCCGGGCTGGCGTGCTTCCTGGCCTCCGACGAGGCCGCGTTCATCACCGGATCGTCGTATGTGATCGACGGCGGTGCCCTCGCCTGGCTCGGCGTACGGGACTGA
- a CDS encoding twin-arginine translocation signal domain-containing protein, which translates to MSGGENRPLTRCSVRRALPRGERPCRPARQPRAPEAPLGAHATPDLSRPGPLSRRGFLQAAGVTATAVATARFARPLFRGHPHPDRRPGGSATLFPAGDRLVAEVQHVRWSIPRTGRLTRRPPRTSADHGRAQRLAHPHVLPRGTARGEQAAAE; encoded by the coding sequence GTGTCAGGGGGCGAAAACCGTCCCCTGACACGGTGTTCGGTGCGCAGGGCCCTTCCCCGCGGGGAACGGCCCTGTCGTCCGGCACGTCAACCGCGCGCTCCGGAGGCTCCCTTGGGCGCCCACGCCACGCCCGACCTTTCCCGGCCCGGTCCGCTCTCCCGCCGCGGATTCCTCCAGGCCGCCGGTGTCACCGCCACGGCCGTCGCGACCGCCCGGTTCGCCCGCCCCCTCTTCCGCGGTCACCCTCACCCTGACCGCCGCCCCGGCGGTTCGGCGACGCTCTTCCCGGCCGGCGACCGGCTCGTCGCCGAGGTGCAACACGTGCGCTGGTCGATTCCGCGCACCGGCCGTCTCACCCGGCGGCCGCCTCGCACATCTGCCGACCACGGCCGCGCCCAGCGCCTCGCGCACCCTCATGTCCTCCCTCGCGGAACGGCTCGAGGCGAGCAGGCGGCTGCGGAGTGA
- a CDS encoding glucose 1-dehydrogenase — protein sequence MGSRLAGRTALVTGATGGIGDAVVRRLAAEGAAVVVTDLDAERCEKLAEEVGGGALGLALDVSDESAWQSVLATATAALGELSVLVNNAGIATMHTVESETMQSWEQVLGVTQTGVWLGMKYGGPSIERRGGGSVVNIASIFGTVGGFGAQFSYHAAKGAVRLMTKNAALHWARRGVRVNSLHPGFIETPRSRELWRDTPRLTAMVEGTPLGRLGTPEEVAAAVAFLASDDSSFMTGSELYVDGGWTAR from the coding sequence ATGGGATCCAGGCTGGCCGGGAGGACCGCGCTGGTGACCGGTGCCACGGGAGGCATCGGTGACGCCGTCGTACGGCGGCTCGCGGCCGAGGGCGCGGCGGTCGTGGTGACCGACCTCGACGCCGAACGCTGCGAGAAGCTCGCCGAGGAGGTCGGGGGCGGTGCTCTGGGCCTTGCTCTCGACGTCTCCGACGAGTCGGCGTGGCAGTCGGTCCTCGCCACCGCGACCGCGGCACTGGGCGAGTTGTCCGTGCTGGTCAACAACGCCGGCATCGCCACGATGCACACGGTCGAGAGCGAGACCATGCAGTCCTGGGAGCAGGTGCTGGGCGTGACCCAGACCGGTGTATGGCTCGGCATGAAGTACGGCGGCCCGTCCATCGAGCGCCGCGGCGGCGGCTCCGTCGTCAACATCGCGTCGATCTTCGGTACGGTCGGCGGCTTCGGCGCCCAGTTCTCGTACCACGCGGCCAAGGGCGCCGTACGACTGATGACCAAGAACGCGGCGCTGCACTGGGCGCGGCGCGGCGTACGGGTCAACTCCCTGCACCCCGGCTTCATCGAGACCCCGCGCTCACGCGAACTGTGGCGCGACACGCCCCGGTTGACCGCGATGGTCGAGGGGACACCGCTCGGCCGGCTGGGCACTCCCGAGGAGGTGGCGGCCGCCGTGGCCTTTCTCGCCTCCGACGACTCGAGCTTCATGACGGGGTCCGAGCTCTACGTCGACGGAGGCTGGACGGCACGCTGA